A window from Mycolicibacterium tokaiense encodes these proteins:
- a CDS encoding cytochrome P450, with amino-acid sequence MTTAVVPRVSGGEEEHGHLEEFRTDPIGLMTRIREECGDVGWFQLADKQVVMLSGAEANEFFFRSSDSELNQAQAYPFMTPIFGEGVVFDADPERRAEMLHNTALRGEQMKGHAATIENEVRRMIENWGDAGEIDLLEFFAELTIYTSTACLIGLKFRNQLDSRFANYYHLLERGTDPLCYVDPYLPIESFRIRDEARANLVELVAEVMNGRIANPPTDKSDRDLLDVLVSITDDEGNPRFSANEVTGMFISLMFAGHHTSSGTSSWTLIELLRHPEYYAQVQAELDELYSDGQEVSFHALRQIPKIDNALKETLRLHPPLIILMRVAQDEFEVAGHPIHKGQMVAASPAISNRIPEDFPDPDAFDPDRYNKPRQEDLINRWTWIPFGAGKHRCVGAAFAQMQIKAIFSVLLRDYEFEMAQPPETYRNDHSKMVVQLARPATVRYRRRARG; translated from the coding sequence ATGACCACCGCGGTAGTTCCCCGGGTCTCCGGGGGTGAAGAGGAACACGGCCATCTCGAGGAGTTCCGCACCGACCCGATCGGCCTGATGACCCGGATCCGCGAAGAATGCGGCGACGTCGGGTGGTTCCAGCTGGCCGACAAGCAGGTAGTCATGCTGTCGGGCGCCGAGGCCAACGAGTTCTTCTTCCGGTCCTCGGACAGCGAGCTCAACCAGGCGCAGGCGTATCCGTTCATGACGCCGATCTTCGGTGAAGGGGTGGTGTTCGACGCCGACCCCGAGCGGCGGGCGGAGATGTTGCACAACACCGCGTTGCGCGGCGAGCAGATGAAGGGTCACGCGGCGACCATCGAGAACGAAGTCCGCCGGATGATCGAGAACTGGGGTGATGCCGGCGAGATCGATCTGCTGGAGTTCTTCGCCGAACTCACCATCTACACCTCGACCGCCTGCCTGATCGGGTTGAAGTTCCGCAACCAGCTGGATTCCAGGTTCGCCAACTATTACCACCTGCTGGAGCGGGGTACCGACCCGCTGTGCTACGTCGACCCGTACCTGCCGATCGAGAGCTTCCGCATCCGGGACGAGGCCCGCGCCAACCTGGTGGAGTTGGTGGCCGAGGTGATGAACGGCCGGATCGCCAATCCGCCGACGGACAAGAGTGACCGCGACCTGCTCGACGTGCTGGTCTCGATCACCGACGACGAGGGCAATCCGCGGTTCTCGGCCAATGAGGTCACCGGCATGTTCATCTCGTTGATGTTCGCCGGGCACCACACCAGCTCGGGCACCTCGAGCTGGACGCTGATCGAGCTGCTGCGCCACCCCGAGTACTACGCCCAGGTACAGGCCGAACTCGACGAGCTGTACTCCGACGGCCAGGAGGTGAGTTTCCATGCGCTGCGCCAGATTCCGAAGATAGACAACGCTCTCAAGGAGACGCTACGGCTGCACCCGCCGCTGATCATCCTGATGCGGGTGGCTCAGGACGAATTCGAGGTCGCGGGCCACCCCATCCACAAGGGTCAGATGGTGGCAGCCTCTCCGGCGATCTCCAACCGGATCCCGGAGGACTTCCCGGATCCGGACGCCTTCGATCCGGACCGCTACAACAAGCCGCGCCAGGAAGACCTGATCAACCGCTGGACCTGGATCCCGTTCGGGGCCGGCAAGCACCGTTGCGTGGGCGCCGCCTTCGCCCAGATGCAGATCAAGGCCATCTTCTCGGTCTTGTTGCGCGACTATGAGTTCGAGATGGCGCAGCCCCCGGAGACCTACCGCAACGACCACAGCAAGATGGTGGTGCAGCTGGCCCGCCCGGCCACCGTCCGGTACCGCAGGCGAGCCCGGGGCTGA
- a CDS encoding SDR family oxidoreductase, producing the protein MPRFAPLPERRPAIVAGASSGIGEATAIELARRGFPVALGARRVEKIADLVGKINADGGEAVGFHLDVTDPDSVTSFVAEATAALGDIEVLVAGAGDTYFGKLAEITGAEFESQLQIHLVGAFQLASAVLPGMLERQRGDLIFVGSDVSLRQRPHMGAYGAAKAALVAMVNNFQMELEGTGVRASIVHPGPTKTSMGWSLPAEKIGPALQDWAKWGQARHDYFLRASDLARAITFVAETPRGGFIATMELQPEAPLATTTDRQKLALGEEGMPST; encoded by the coding sequence ATGCCCCGTTTCGCACCCCTGCCCGAACGCCGGCCCGCCATCGTGGCCGGCGCCTCGTCCGGAATCGGCGAGGCCACCGCCATCGAACTCGCCCGCCGCGGCTTCCCGGTGGCCCTGGGCGCCCGGCGCGTCGAGAAGATCGCCGACCTGGTGGGCAAGATCAACGCCGACGGCGGTGAGGCGGTCGGCTTCCACCTCGATGTCACCGACCCCGACTCGGTGACATCCTTTGTCGCAGAGGCGACTGCCGCGCTCGGCGACATCGAGGTGCTGGTGGCCGGCGCGGGCGACACCTACTTCGGCAAGCTCGCCGAGATCACCGGCGCCGAATTCGAGTCACAACTGCAGATCCATCTGGTCGGTGCATTCCAGCTCGCGTCCGCAGTGCTGCCCGGGATGCTCGAGCGTCAGCGCGGCGACCTGATCTTCGTCGGCTCCGACGTCTCGCTACGGCAGCGGCCCCACATGGGCGCCTACGGCGCCGCCAAGGCCGCATTGGTGGCCATGGTGAACAACTTTCAGATGGAGCTCGAAGGCACCGGCGTGCGGGCGTCCATCGTGCACCCCGGCCCCACCAAAACCTCTATGGGGTGGAGCCTGCCTGCCGAGAAAATCGGTCCTGCACTCCAGGATTGGGCCAAGTGGGGGCAGGCCCGCCACGACTACTTCCTGCGCGCGTCGGACCTGGCCCGCGCCATCACCTTCGTCGCCGAGACCCCACGCGGCGGGTTCATCGCCACCATGGAGCTACAGCCCGAAGCCCCGCTGGCCACCACCACCGACCGCCAGAAACTCGCCCTGGGCGAGGAAGGAATGCCGAGCACATGA
- a CDS encoding cytochrome P450: protein MTASAEKVVLDPYDYDFHEDPYPYYRRLRDQAPLYRNDDLGFWALSRHHDVLAGFRNSTTLSNKFGVSLDPASRGPHAAKTMSFLAMDDPAHLRLRTLVSKGFTPRRIRELESRVTEIAVEHLDTMVDKAAGGASVDYVNEFAGKLPMDVISELMGVPHADRDQVRAWADGVMHRDEGVTDVPPEAIEASLNLIVYYQDMVAQRRANPTDDLTSALLAAEIDGDRLTDDEVLGFMFLMVIAGNETTTKLLANAAFWGHRHPDQLQPVYDDLSRIPLWVEETLRYDTSSQILARTVQGELELYGTTLADGDVLLLLPGSAHRDERVFENPDDFIIGREIGSRLMSFGSGAHFCLGAHLARMEARVALTELFKRIRGFEVDEDHAVRVHSSNVRGFATLPMRLEIG, encoded by the coding sequence ATGACTGCTTCAGCCGAGAAGGTCGTTCTCGATCCCTATGACTACGACTTCCACGAGGACCCGTACCCGTACTACCGGCGGTTGCGCGACCAGGCCCCCCTCTACCGCAACGACGACCTCGGATTCTGGGCGCTGTCGCGGCACCACGACGTCCTGGCCGGATTCCGGAACAGCACGACGTTGTCGAACAAGTTCGGCGTGTCGCTGGACCCCGCCTCACGCGGACCGCACGCCGCCAAAACCATGTCCTTCCTGGCGATGGACGACCCGGCCCATCTGCGGCTGCGCACCCTGGTGTCGAAAGGCTTCACCCCCAGGCGTATTCGCGAGCTGGAATCACGGGTCACCGAGATCGCCGTCGAACACCTGGACACCATGGTGGACAAAGCCGCCGGCGGGGCAAGCGTCGACTATGTGAACGAGTTCGCCGGCAAGCTGCCGATGGACGTCATCTCCGAGCTCATGGGCGTCCCGCACGCCGACCGCGATCAGGTGCGGGCGTGGGCCGACGGGGTGATGCACCGCGACGAAGGCGTCACCGATGTGCCGCCGGAGGCCATCGAGGCGTCGCTCAACCTGATCGTCTACTACCAGGACATGGTGGCGCAGCGCCGGGCGAACCCCACCGACGACCTGACGTCCGCGCTCCTGGCCGCCGAGATCGACGGCGACCGCCTCACCGACGACGAAGTGCTGGGCTTCATGTTCCTGATGGTCATCGCCGGCAACGAGACCACCACCAAACTGCTGGCCAACGCCGCCTTCTGGGGGCATCGTCATCCTGATCAGCTGCAACCGGTGTACGACGACCTCAGCCGCATCCCGCTGTGGGTCGAGGAGACGCTGCGCTACGACACATCCAGTCAGATCCTCGCGCGCACGGTGCAAGGCGAACTGGAGCTCTACGGCACCACCCTCGCCGACGGTGACGTTCTGCTGCTGCTGCCCGGTTCGGCACACCGCGACGAGCGGGTCTTCGAGAATCCGGACGATTTCATCATCGGCCGGGAGATCGGGTCCAGACTGATGAGCTTCGGCAGCGGCGCCCACTTCTGCCTGGGCGCGCACCTGGCCAGGATGGAGGCGCGGGTGGCGCTCACCGAACTGTTCAAGCGCATCCGCGGATTCGAGGTGGACGAGGACCACGCCGTACGGGTCCACTCCAGCAACGTCCGCGGATTCGCCACCCTGCCCATGAGACTGGAGATCGGCTGA
- a CDS encoding TetR family transcriptional regulator yields the protein MSSEAVAAVTPDAGEVPRNRRQEETFRRVLAAGVEMLRESSYADLTVRAVAKRAAVAPATAYTYFSSKNHLIAEVYLDLIKQVPFFTDVNVDVVTRVDNVLHALALVVADEPEVAAACTAALMSGNDDGVKAVRDRIGAQVHRRVVSAFGPEADPRAVAALEMAFFGALVQAGSGAFTYHEITNRLTYMVGLVLGDR from the coding sequence GTGTCCAGCGAAGCTGTTGCGGCAGTCACCCCGGACGCCGGCGAGGTTCCCCGCAACCGCCGGCAGGAGGAGACGTTCCGCAGGGTGCTGGCGGCCGGCGTCGAGATGCTGCGCGAGTCCTCGTACGCAGATCTCACCGTGCGGGCCGTCGCCAAGCGGGCCGCGGTGGCACCGGCCACCGCCTACACCTACTTCTCGTCGAAGAACCACCTGATCGCCGAGGTGTACCTCGATCTGATCAAGCAGGTCCCGTTCTTCACCGACGTCAACGTCGACGTGGTGACCCGGGTGGACAACGTGCTGCACGCCCTGGCCCTGGTGGTGGCCGACGAACCGGAGGTGGCCGCAGCCTGCACCGCGGCCCTGATGTCCGGCAACGACGATGGCGTCAAGGCGGTGCGGGACCGCATCGGCGCGCAGGTGCACCGCCGGGTGGTGTCCGCCTTCGGCCCGGAGGCCGATCCGCGGGCGGTGGCGGCACTGGAGATGGCGTTCTTCGGCGCCCTGGTCCAGGCCGGCAGCGGGGCCTTCACCTACCACGAGATCACCAACCGGTTGACCTACATGGTCGGCCTCGTCCTGGGAGACCGATGA
- a CDS encoding aldehyde dehydrogenase: MGLPADGTSELLIDGKLVPGSAGTFPTVNPATEEVLGVAADADAADMGGAIEAARRAFDDTSWSTDHAFRVRCIRQLRDALREHIEELRELTIAEVGAPLMLTAGAQLEGPVDDLAFSADTAENFAWNHDLADAAPQGIPTRRTVAREAVGVVGAITPWNFPHQINFAKLGPALAAGNTVVLKPAPDTPWCAAAVGRIALEHTDIPPGVLNIVTSSDHGVGALLAQDPRVDMVSFTGSTATGRAVMIDGAATIKKVFLELGGKSAFLVLDDADLGMAASISAFTAAMHAGQGCAITTRLVVPRARYDEAVEAAAATMGGIRAGDPTHKRTVCGPVISARQRDRIQGYLDLALDEGGRFACGGGRPADREAGFFIEPTVIAGLTNESRVAREEIFGPVLVVLAHDGDDDAVRIANDSPYGLSGTVYSGSDDRAQTVARRLRTGTVNVNGGVWYSADAPFGGYKQSGVGREMGVAGFEEYLETKLIATAIN; the protein is encoded by the coding sequence ATGGGATTACCGGCCGACGGAACCAGTGAGTTGCTGATCGACGGCAAGCTGGTGCCCGGTAGTGCCGGAACCTTCCCCACGGTCAACCCGGCCACCGAAGAAGTCCTGGGTGTCGCCGCCGACGCCGACGCCGCGGACATGGGCGGGGCCATCGAGGCGGCACGCCGCGCGTTCGACGACACCAGCTGGTCCACCGACCACGCGTTCCGGGTGCGCTGTATCCGCCAGCTACGCGACGCGCTGCGCGAGCACATCGAGGAGCTGCGAGAGCTCACCATCGCCGAAGTGGGCGCACCGCTGATGCTCACCGCGGGAGCCCAGCTGGAGGGGCCGGTCGACGATCTGGCTTTCTCCGCCGACACCGCGGAGAACTTCGCCTGGAATCACGACCTTGCCGACGCTGCGCCGCAGGGGATTCCGACCCGCCGAACCGTGGCCAGGGAGGCGGTGGGGGTGGTCGGCGCGATCACCCCGTGGAACTTCCCTCACCAGATCAACTTCGCCAAACTGGGGCCTGCGCTCGCGGCGGGCAACACCGTGGTGCTCAAGCCGGCGCCGGACACCCCGTGGTGCGCTGCTGCGGTGGGCCGAATTGCCCTGGAACACACCGATATCCCGCCCGGTGTGCTCAACATCGTCACCTCCAGCGACCACGGCGTGGGCGCCTTACTGGCGCAGGATCCGCGGGTGGACATGGTGTCGTTCACCGGTTCCACGGCCACCGGTCGCGCGGTGATGATCGACGGCGCGGCCACCATCAAGAAGGTGTTCCTGGAACTCGGCGGCAAGTCGGCATTCCTGGTGCTCGACGACGCCGATCTGGGCATGGCGGCGTCCATCTCGGCGTTCACCGCGGCCATGCACGCGGGACAGGGCTGCGCCATCACCACCCGTCTGGTGGTTCCGCGGGCGCGCTATGACGAAGCGGTGGAGGCGGCGGCCGCCACCATGGGCGGTATCCGGGCCGGCGACCCGACCCACAAACGCACCGTGTGCGGCCCGGTGATCAGCGCGCGTCAGCGCGACCGCATCCAGGGCTACCTCGACCTGGCCCTCGATGAGGGCGGCCGATTCGCCTGCGGCGGTGGACGTCCGGCCGACCGCGAGGCCGGGTTTTTCATCGAGCCCACCGTGATCGCGGGCCTGACGAACGAATCGCGCGTGGCTCGGGAGGAGATCTTCGGTCCGGTCCTGGTGGTCCTGGCCCACGACGGGGACGACGACGCGGTGCGCATCGCCAACGATTCGCCCTACGGGTTGTCCGGCACCGTCTACAGCGGCTCCGACGACCGCGCGCAGACGGTGGCCCGGCGGCTGCGCACCGGAACCGTGAACGTCAACGGCGGCGTCTGGTATTCGGCCGACGCCCCGTTCGGCGGTTACAAGCAGTCCGGGGTCGGCCGCGAGATGGGTGTGGCCGGCTTCGAAGAATACCTCGAGACCAAACTCATTGCCACGGCCATCAATTAG
- a CDS encoding SDR family oxidoreductase: MGLYGEQFTDKVAIVTGAGGGIGQAYAEALAREGAAVVVADINTDGAQKVADGITGEGGTALAVRVDVSDPESAKEMAARALSEYGGIDYLVNNAAIFGGMKLDFLITVDWDYYKKFMSVNLDGALVCTRAVYRKMAKRGGGAIVNQSSTAAWLYSNFYGLAKVGINGLTQQLATELGGQNIRVNAIAPGPIDTEANRTTTPQEMVADIVKGIPLSRMGEPEDLVGMLLFLLSDQAKWITGQIFNVDGGQIIRS; encoded by the coding sequence ATGGGCCTGTATGGAGAGCAGTTCACCGACAAGGTGGCCATCGTCACCGGAGCGGGCGGTGGTATCGGCCAGGCCTACGCCGAGGCCCTGGCCCGCGAGGGCGCCGCGGTGGTGGTGGCCGACATCAACACCGACGGAGCGCAGAAGGTGGCCGACGGGATCACCGGCGAGGGAGGAACCGCGCTCGCAGTCCGGGTGGACGTCTCCGATCCCGAGTCCGCCAAGGAGATGGCAGCCCGGGCGCTGTCGGAGTACGGCGGCATCGACTACCTGGTGAACAACGCCGCGATCTTCGGGGGGATGAAGCTCGACTTCCTCATCACCGTCGACTGGGACTACTACAAGAAGTTCATGAGCGTGAACCTCGACGGCGCCCTGGTGTGCACCCGCGCGGTCTACCGGAAGATGGCCAAGCGCGGTGGCGGGGCGATCGTCAACCAGTCCTCGACGGCGGCGTGGCTGTACTCGAATTTCTACGGGCTGGCCAAGGTGGGGATCAACGGGCTGACCCAGCAGTTGGCCACCGAACTGGGCGGTCAGAACATTCGCGTCAACGCCATCGCGCCCGGGCCCATCGACACCGAGGCCAACCGCACCACCACCCCGCAGGAGATGGTGGCCGATATCGTCAAGGGAATTCCTCTGTCGCGCATGGGCGAACCCGAAGATCTGGTGGGCATGCTGCTGTTCCTGCTGTCGGACCAGGCCAAATGGATCACCGGGCAGATCTTCAACGTCGACGGCGGACAGATCATCCGGTCATGA
- a CDS encoding NAD(P)-dependent oxidoreductase, with the protein MTVTLGYIGLGNQGAPMARRLAGWPGGLTVFDVRAEAMAPLVELGAVAADSIADVATADVISVTVLTDAQVREVVTALAEHAGSGTVIAIHSTIEPDTAANLAEQLAPSGIHLVDAPVSGGAGAADKGELAVMVGAGDQAYEIVKPVFKQWASMVVRAGEPGAGTRMKLARNMLTFIGFAAACEAQALAEAAGIDLQKLGRVVRHSDAQSGGPGAIMVRDDTAPLPPDHFLYDMFVHTRGLGEKDLRSALGLGRQTGVNLPLAEIALHNLAAGLGVPHTKE; encoded by the coding sequence ATGACTGTCACGCTCGGTTACATCGGGTTGGGCAACCAGGGTGCGCCGATGGCCCGCCGATTGGCCGGCTGGCCCGGCGGGCTGACCGTCTTCGATGTCCGCGCCGAGGCCATGGCACCGCTGGTGGAACTCGGAGCCGTCGCTGCGGACAGCATCGCCGATGTCGCCACGGCGGACGTCATCAGCGTCACCGTCCTCACCGACGCCCAGGTGCGCGAGGTGGTGACGGCCCTGGCCGAGCACGCCGGGTCGGGAACGGTGATCGCGATCCACTCCACCATCGAACCCGATACCGCGGCGAACCTGGCAGAACAGCTGGCGCCCAGCGGGATTCACCTCGTGGATGCGCCCGTCAGCGGTGGTGCGGGTGCGGCGGACAAGGGTGAACTGGCCGTCATGGTCGGCGCCGGCGACCAGGCCTACGAGATCGTCAAGCCGGTGTTCAAGCAGTGGGCGTCGATGGTGGTGCGTGCCGGCGAGCCCGGCGCCGGGACCAGAATGAAGCTGGCCCGCAACATGTTGACCTTCATCGGCTTCGCCGCCGCCTGCGAGGCGCAGGCGCTGGCCGAGGCGGCCGGCATCGATCTACAGAAGCTGGGCCGGGTGGTCCGCCACAGCGACGCCCAGAGCGGCGGGCCGGGCGCGATCATGGTCCGCGACGACACCGCACCGCTTCCGCCGGACCATTTCCTGTACGACATGTTCGTGCACACCCGGGGCCTGGGCGAGAAGGATCTGAGGTCGGCGCTCGGGCTGGGCCGGCAGACGGGCGTAAACCTGCCGCTGGCCGAGATCGCCCTGCACAATCTGGCCGCCGGTCTCGGCGTCCCGCACACGAAGGAGTGA
- a CDS encoding carboxymuconolactone decarboxylase family protein — translation MDEIRRAGLAKMNEVYAWEMPNIEGDPYFDLTVDHLFGAIWTRPGLSMRDKRLMTLSVVTALGLQDLTEVQVNAALDNEELTEDELKEMAVFLTHYVGFPLGSGLNGVVGRVAAKRRRAAEKGGGVDKKANVNDAVRMHTGKDLGDG, via the coding sequence ATGGACGAGATACGCCGCGCGGGTCTGGCGAAGATGAACGAGGTCTACGCCTGGGAGATGCCCAACATCGAGGGTGACCCGTACTTCGACCTGACCGTCGACCATCTCTTCGGGGCCATCTGGACCAGGCCGGGGTTGTCGATGCGGGACAAACGGTTGATGACCCTATCGGTGGTCACCGCGCTCGGGTTGCAGGACCTGACCGAGGTGCAGGTCAATGCCGCGCTGGACAACGAGGAGCTCACCGAGGACGAGCTCAAGGAGATGGCGGTGTTCCTGACCCACTATGTGGGCTTCCCGCTGGGCTCCGGGCTCAACGGGGTTGTCGGGCGGGTGGCCGCCAAACGCCGCAGGGCCGCCGAGAAGGGCGGCGGCGTGGACAAGAAAGCGAACGTCAACGACGCGGTCCGCATGCACACCGGCAAGGACCTGGGGGACGGCTGA
- the purD gene encoding phosphoribosylamine--glycine ligase, translating to MRVLVIGSGAREHALLLALSKDPQVEALTVAPGNAGTGALAQQRDVDITSGPAVVALARDVGADLVVIGPEVPLVLGVADALRAAGIACFGPSKDAARIEGSKAFAKDVMSAAGVRTAVSEIVDNPGHLDAALDRFGPAVGQQAWVVKDDGLAAGKGVVVTADRAVARSHAAGLLDGGHPVLLESFLDGPEVSLFCVVDGATVVPLLPAQDFKRVGDGDAGPNTGGMGAYTPLPWLPDDVLARIVGEIVEPVAAEMVRRGSAFSGLLYAGLAITSTGPAVVEFNCRFGDPETQAVLALLDSPLGQLLYAAATGSLADVGPLQWQDGSAVAVVIAAENYPGRPRLGDVITGAEKAGVLHAGTERRADGAVVSSGGRVLSVVGTGADLAAARAAAYETVGAVRLPGSHFRTDIGLAAAQGRIQL from the coding sequence GTGCGCGTCCTCGTGATCGGATCCGGTGCCCGTGAACATGCCCTGCTGCTCGCTCTGAGCAAGGATCCCCAGGTGGAGGCGCTGACCGTGGCGCCGGGTAATGCCGGCACCGGGGCGCTGGCGCAGCAGCGTGACGTCGACATCACCTCCGGTCCGGCCGTGGTGGCCCTGGCCCGTGACGTAGGCGCCGACCTCGTGGTGATCGGGCCGGAGGTGCCGCTGGTCCTCGGCGTCGCCGACGCCCTGCGCGCCGCGGGCATCGCCTGCTTCGGCCCGTCCAAGGATGCCGCCCGCATCGAGGGGTCCAAGGCGTTCGCCAAGGACGTGATGTCGGCCGCCGGGGTGCGTACCGCGGTCAGCGAGATCGTCGACAACCCGGGACACCTCGATGCCGCGCTGGACCGCTTCGGCCCGGCCGTCGGACAGCAGGCGTGGGTGGTCAAGGACGACGGTCTGGCCGCGGGCAAGGGTGTGGTGGTCACCGCCGATCGTGCGGTGGCCCGCTCACACGCGGCCGGGCTGCTCGACGGCGGACACCCGGTTCTGCTCGAATCCTTCCTCGACGGCCCCGAGGTATCGCTGTTCTGCGTGGTCGACGGCGCGACGGTGGTGCCGTTGCTGCCCGCCCAGGACTTCAAGCGGGTGGGCGACGGGGATGCCGGCCCCAACACCGGCGGGATGGGTGCCTACACGCCGCTGCCGTGGCTGCCGGACGACGTGCTGGCCCGGATCGTCGGCGAGATCGTCGAACCCGTTGCCGCGGAAATGGTTCGGCGGGGCAGCGCGTTCTCAGGGCTGCTCTACGCCGGCTTGGCCATCACGTCGACCGGACCCGCGGTGGTGGAATTCAACTGCCGCTTCGGTGATCCGGAGACCCAGGCGGTGCTGGCACTGCTGGACTCCCCGTTGGGGCAGCTGCTGTATGCCGCGGCCACCGGCAGCCTTGCCGACGTCGGCCCGCTGCAGTGGCAGGACGGCTCCGCGGTCGCCGTGGTGATCGCCGCCGAGAACTACCCGGGCCGGCCCCGACTCGGTGATGTGATCACCGGTGCCGAGAAGGCCGGGGTACTGCACGCGGGTACCGAGCGCCGCGCCGACGGGGCCGTGGTCTCCTCCGGCGGGCGGGTGCTCTCGGTGGTGGGCACCGGCGCTGACCTGGCGGCAGCACGGGCGGCCGCGTACGAGACCGTGGGCGCGGTTCGGTTGCCGGGCAGCCACTTCCGCACCGACATCGGTCTGGCCGCCGCGCAGGGCCGCATCCAGCTCTGA
- a CDS encoding flavin-containing monooxygenase has protein sequence MVQSHPRTAVIGAGISGLTAGKMLSDYCIPYTTFELSDRIGGNWAFGNPNGHSSAYRSLHIDTSRHRLSFKDFPMPDSFPTFPHHSDVKAYLDDYAAAFGLLDNIEFSNGVVSARPVGGGWDITDQAGAVRHFDLLVVGNGHHWDARMPDFPGTFTGEVIHSHHYIDPQNPLSLTGKRILVVGIGNSAADITVELSSKSLRNEVTLSTRSSAWIVPKYIAGQPGDTLVRTTPYLPLSWQRKAVQMLAPLLGTDPTSYGLPPANHKLFEAHPTQSVELPLRLGSGDVTPKPNVTRLDGDTVHFDDGTSAVFDTIIYATGYNITFPFFDPEFLSAPDNQIRLYKRMFRPGIDNLVFIGFAQAIPTLFPFVECQARLLAAYAAGKYALPPVEEMERVIDADQQVHAGHCVDRPRHTQQVDYFYYEHDLRVRELPAGMRRAAVVARSTPVAAVSDRS, from the coding sequence ATGGTCCAGTCTCACCCGCGCACGGCGGTGATCGGCGCCGGTATCAGCGGCCTGACCGCGGGCAAGATGCTCTCCGACTACTGCATCCCCTACACCACCTTTGAACTGTCCGACCGGATCGGCGGTAACTGGGCCTTCGGCAACCCGAACGGCCACAGCAGCGCCTACCGTTCACTGCACATCGACACCTCGCGACATCGCCTGTCGTTCAAGGACTTTCCGATGCCGGACAGCTTCCCGACGTTTCCGCACCACTCCGATGTCAAGGCCTATCTGGACGACTACGCAGCCGCGTTCGGGCTGCTGGACAACATCGAATTCAGCAACGGCGTGGTGTCCGCGCGACCGGTCGGCGGCGGGTGGGACATCACTGACCAGGCCGGGGCGGTTCGGCACTTCGACCTGCTGGTGGTGGGCAACGGCCACCACTGGGATGCCCGGATGCCGGATTTCCCAGGCACTTTCACCGGTGAGGTGATCCACTCCCACCACTACATCGACCCCCAGAACCCATTGTCGCTGACCGGGAAACGGATCCTGGTGGTGGGTATCGGCAACAGCGCGGCCGACATCACGGTGGAACTGTCCTCGAAGTCGCTGCGCAACGAGGTGACGTTGTCCACCCGGTCCAGCGCCTGGATCGTGCCGAAATACATCGCCGGGCAACCCGGTGACACGCTGGTGCGCACCACCCCGTACCTGCCGTTGTCGTGGCAGCGCAAAGCGGTGCAGATGCTGGCCCCGCTGCTGGGCACCGATCCCACGTCGTACGGGCTGCCGCCGGCCAATCACAAGCTGTTCGAGGCACATCCCACCCAGTCGGTGGAACTGCCGCTGCGACTGGGCTCCGGCGACGTCACCCCGAAGCCGAACGTCACCCGCCTCGACGGGGACACGGTGCATTTCGACGACGGCACATCGGCGGTGTTCGACACCATCATCTACGCCACCGGCTACAACATCACCTTCCCGTTCTTCGACCCCGAGTTCCTGAGTGCGCCCGACAACCAGATTCGTTTGTACAAGCGGATGTTCAGGCCGGGCATCGACAACCTGGTGTTCATCGGATTCGCCCAGGCCATCCCGACGCTGTTCCCCTTCGTCGAGTGCCAGGCACGGCTGCTGGCCGCCTATGCAGCCGGGAAGTACGCGCTGCCCCCGGTCGAGGAGATGGAACGGGTGATCGACGCCGATCAGCAGGTGCATGCCGGGCACTGTGTGGACCGGCCGCGGCACACCCAGCAGGTCGACTATTTCTACTACGAGCATGACCTGCGGGTCCGGGAGCTCCCGGCAGGGATGCGGCGCGCTGCAGTGGTGGCACGATCTACGCCCGTCGCGGCGGTGTCGGACCGGTCCTGA